ATGAGGGCCAATCCATTCGGGATGCTTGAAGTAGTGCAGATGCTGCCAGCGATCGAGGACATCGTGGATCAACACTTGCTCGAAAAAGACCTTAGCAACCACAGCTAAAGGCAGCGCTAAAATCAGGCCGGCTAGCCCAAAAATACTAGCGAAGACAATCTGAGCAATCAGCGTTAGTGCAGGTAAAAGTGAAACCTGCCGCGCCATAATTGTCGGCGTCAGCCAGTAGCTTTCAAGTTGTTGAATGATGATGTAAAGGACTAAAACTGCCCAAGCTTTCCAAGGCTCATCTAAAAGAACCACTGAGATAGGAAAAACAGCGCTCAGGGTTGGGCCAAGGTTAGGGATTAAATTGAGGAAGCCCGCAATGATTGCATTCACTAGAGCGAGCTTAACACCAAGAATCATCAAACCAACCCAGCTGAAGAGTGCGATCGCACTTGAGCTAATCAAAATTCCAAGGAACCAATCGCTCAGTGAAATTTCGCAGGCATTGAGAATCTCATCAGCTCGTCGCCGATAGAAGGAGGGCAGCAACCGCAAGAAAGTTTGCCGATAGGATTGGGGGTTGCTCAGCATCATTAGTGTCAGAACGACGATCAGAAGCAACTGAGCAGCAGCGACGACTGTGTTGTTAAAGACAGACAGAAAATTGCGCGCCAGTGGACCTAGCTGCTGAGAGAAGGAAGTCCAATTGCGGCGATCGCCAAAACTTTGAATGAGGTCACGAATCGCCGAATCAACAAAGAGGCGGGCACTGCGATCATCACTAAACCCTGGCAGCAGTTGCACGATGTCAACCAGTCGTTCTTCGACCCAGTCCAGTAACTTGGCAAACCCCTGGGGTGCCAACTCGAGTAGGTCTTGAAACTGCACCAGTAGGGGTGGCATAAGCAGGGCAACCAGCAAGCCACCCACCACGGTCAACCCCAACAGCGTTACGGTCAGTGAGAGGCGACGCGACCAGCGCAACCGCTGCTGAAGCTGGCGGGCGAGGTGGTTAATGATCACCGCAAGGACCACCGCCGCAAAGAGGAGTAGCATCACCTGCCGCAACTGCCAGAGAATATAGGCGGCTGCTAGGATGCCGGTGAAACCAAGCCACTGCCCGAGGCGCATGGTCGAGAATCCTTTCCGTTGACCTCACTCAGTATGCGGCACTGTTTTGGAGGACTAGCATGCAGCGGACTTGGCGATCGCCTGCTCGGGTCGATCTACCGTTTGGCTGGCTCCAGCAGGTCAAGCAGGTCTATCCCAAACCCTACGCTCACATCCTTGCCCAGCTGATTTGGCAGCGACAACTGGCCACGCCAGCGTCGCTCGCAGGATTCCTTGAACCCGATCGCTATCAGCCAACAGGCCCTGAAGCTTTTGGCATCGAAATGGAGTGGGCGATCGCCCGGTTGCAGCAAGCCTATGGCAATCCTGACGATCGCCTTTTGATCTGGGGCGATTTTGATGCAGATGGACTGACCGCTACGGCAGTGCTTTGGGAAGGACTAGGGCAATACTTCCCGCAATCGGAACGTCTGTTTTGGACGATTCCCGATCGCCTCCAGCAATCCCATGGTTTGAACATTGAGGGACTAGAGCAGGCGATCGCTGACGGCACCACCCTCGTGATTACCTGTGACACGGGCTGCGGCGATGCAGAGCTGTTGGAGTGGGCCCACGATCGTGGATTGGATGTGATCATCACCGATCACCACACGCTGCTGCCCGAACGACCACCAGTCACAGCTCTGATCAATCCCCGTCAGTTCCCGACCGATCATCCGCTCGCGACCCTCTCCGGGGTTGCCGTTGCGTACAAACTTGTGGAAGCACTCTACACAGCTCTACCACTACCTGACGTACAGCCTTTAGAACACTTGCTCGATCTCGTGGCGATCGGTTTGATTGCGGATCTCGTTGAGCTAAGAGGCGACTGTCGCTATCTCGCGCAGCAGGGATTGCAGCAGCTTCAGCAACTCTCCCAAGTGCGGCCTCAAGCTAGTCGACGTCCTGGCATCACGGAACTTCTGAATTGCTGCAAACGCCAAGGCGATCGCCCCAGTGATATCCGCTTTGGCATCGGGCCGCGATTGAATGCGGTCAGCCGTTTGCAGGGCAAGGCCGATTTGGCGCTGCAACTGCTCACCGGTTGTGATCCACAGGCAGGCATTCGCCTTGCTCATCAAGTTGAAGAACTCAACCAACGGCGGCAACGGTTACAACGCGATTTGCTGCGGGAGTTAGAGCCACAAATTCAGCAACAGCGCGATCGCACTGCCCTAGTCCTTGTCGGAGAAGGGTGGCATGGAGGTCTTTTGGGGCTAGTGGCTGGTCAGGTAGCTCACCGCGAAGAGAAGCCGACCCTTGTGCTGAGCCTCGATCCACCAGGAACAGAACCTCGGCTAGCTCGGGGATCGGCGCGTTCGATCCCCGGTCTCAACCTTTATGAATTGCTCGCTGATCAGCGATCGCTCTTGCTTCGCTTTGGTGGGCACCCCCAAGCAGCGGGTCTTAGCCTAGCCAACGAACATCTGCCCATTCTGAGAGATGCACTGGAGCAACGCCTGCACCTGCATCCGCCCGATCGCCACTTAGCCGCGATCGCCCCAGAGGTCACGGTCACGGTAGCCGATCTCGATCGCCCGCTGTTCCGTGCCCTCTATGCCTTAGAACCCTGCGATCGTCTGCCGCAATTAGAAATCCGGCGTTGCCGCTTGCAACAACAACGACCAAGTTACGTTGGTTCAGGACTCTACCGCCGCCAGTATTGGATCTTTCAGATCACCGATGACAGCGGCGCGATCGCTGCAGGCCAGTACTGGCCAGAGAGCAATGCCGAGACCTTACCTCCAGAAGGCGATCGCTGCGACCTTGTAATTGAGCTAGATCTCCGCACTGCTGCCGGTGATCAAAGCCGGCGGGAATTGGTTGCGCGTTTGCTGGCTTGGCGACCGCACCAGACTGCTCCGTCAGATCCAGAACCGATGCTGTTGGACTGGCGATCGCAGCGACCTGATTCGGCGATCGCAGCTCATGTAGTCACTACCTGTCCGTGGAGCTGGGAGGAGCTTGCCTTGCAGTGGCAACAAGCCCAACGACTGCAGCAGCCTTTAGCGCTGGCTTATCCACCGCCTGAAGTGGAAGATCTCGAGCGCGCTTGGCGACAATGGCTGGGGGTGTTGCGGTCTCTGGCTCAGCGATCGCAACCCGTCAGCTGGTCAAGTTTGAGCGATCGCCTCGGCTGGCCGATCGATTTCCTCAAAAAGAGCTTGCAGATCGGTGAACCCTTGGGCTATCACTGGCAAATCAGTTCAGAGGGTGTGCTGCTTACTTGGCCTAACTGGGCGCAGTTAGATTGGCAAACTCCCCAAGTCCGCCAGACTCACCACCAGTGGCAGCGACTCCTGCGAGAATGGCAGAGACAGCGGCAGTTCTTCGGCGAGGCTTCCTTGCAGACGCTAGCCGCAGGACTTCACGATCGCTATAATCTCCGCACTTCCGAGCCGGCCTAGCTTGTCTTGACCGACAGCGGAACCGCCGGGACAACTGGCACAGTTGCCCTGGGAACTGTCCCAAGCCCTTGCCTAGGCTGAGCCTAGGGTTTCCCGCTTCTGGCTTCTAGGAGCCTCGACCATGTCGCTGTTCAGTCGCCTTCGTGTTTCGGTTTACGGTTCGGCTCTGTTGGCTGCTAGTGGTGCTGTCTGCATCGGAGTTTCAGCGGAACATGCCCGAGCTTTTCCTTGGCAGGACAGTCCTAAGGTCGTGCTCGACCAAGCTTGGCAGTTGATCGACCGCGAATATGTCGACCCGACTTTCAATCGCCAAGATTGGCAGGCTGTGCGGCGCGAACTACTCAGTCGCAACTATGGCTCCAGTGAAGAAGCCTATGCAGCCTTGAGATCGGCTCTGCGTCGCCTTGATGATCCCTACACGCGTTTCCTGCCGCCCGAACAATTCAAAACTTTGACGGAGCAAACAGCTGGCGAATCCTCGGGCATTGGCATTGAGATTGTGCCCGACAGCAAAGATAGTCGTCCGCAGATTCGGGCCATTCTGGATAATTCACCAGCGAGCCAAAGCGATCTCCGTGTCGGCGATCGCATTTTGTCAGTCAACGATGAATCCACGCGTGAGCTGACCTTAGATGAAGTCAGAAACCGGCTGCAGGGCAGTGTCGGGAGTGAACTGAGTCTTAAACTGCAGCGGGGCGATCGCATCTTTTCAGTCAAACTAGTCCGCGCCCAAATTGAAATTCCCAGTGTCAACGCAGAACTTCGGCAACATGGCGGGCGGGCTGTTGGCTACATCCAGCTCAAGGAGTTTACGGCTCATGCGGCCCGTGAAATGCGGACAGCCATCCGCGACCTTGACGACAAAGGTGTCGATTCCTATGTGCTGGATCTGCGAGGCAACCCGGGTGGACTGCTCTACTCCAGCATCGAAATTGCCCGCATGTGGCTGAACAATGGCGCAATCGTCAAAACTGTCGATCGCAATGGCAAATCAGAGACGATCAACGCCAATAACAGTGCCCTGACCAACAAACCCCTCGCAGTCTTGGTCGATCAGAACTCTGCTAGCTCCAGCGAAATCCTCGTTGGCGCTCTGAAAGACAACAATCGAGCCGTGGTCATTGGCCGTCAGACCTTCGGAAAAGCGCTCGTGCAATCTGTGCATACCCTTGCCGATGGCTCGGGCTTAGCGGTGACAGTTGCCCACTATTACACGCCCAATGGCACTGATCTGGGCAATCGCGGCATTCAGCCGGATGTCGAAGTCCGGCTTAACCAACGGCAGCAAGCCCTGCAGCGTAGTGATCCCAGCTTCCTCGGCTCCAACCAAGATCCCACCTATGGGCAAGCGATCGCGACCTTGGAGCGCCGGACTGCAGAGACGACTCCCACGCCAGCCGTGCCTTCGCAGTTGAGCCAGCGTCCCAGCGAGATCCAGCCTTGAGCGACTTGCTGGCCGATCCCCGCTATCACGAGGGGATCGCGCTCTTTAATCAGCGGCAATTCTACGCCTGTCACGACATCTTCGAAGCCCTCTGGCATGAGGCGATCGAGCCCGATCGCACCTTTTTGCAAGGTATTTTGCAAATTGCGGTGGGACTACATCATCTTTCGAACCTGAACCGGCGCGGTGCTACGATTCTGCTTGGGGAAGGGGGTGCCCGACTGCAGGACTATCAGCCGGACTATGCTGCGGTTGATGTCAGCGACCTAATGGCTCACAGTGAACCAATTCTGCAATCCCTACAAGCCCTGCCTGACGGGGATTCTGGTGAAGCGATCGCGATCGGTTTGGGACTGCGCCCAGGGAACGCGCCCAACCTGAGCTGTCCTCGGCTCCGTCTACAAACGAGCGGGGTATGATTGGGGCGATCGTGCCCGTGTGACAAGGACGACAGCAATGACAGCGGCAATTCGGCGACTGTTTTGGGGTGTGAGCCTGCTTGCGGCGATCGCGCCTGCAAGCTGGAGCTTTGCGCAAACGCCGAGTAGTCCTGCGCCCGCTCAGCAAGATCAAAGCCTCACGCTGCTGTCAGACATTCAAGAAGCTAACTCTAAAACCGGCGTTGTTACTGCTCGTGGCAACGTGGTGATTCTCTATCCTGCCCGTCAACTGCGGGCGACAGCCGCTCAAGCCCAGTATTTCTCACGGGAGCGACGCATTATCTTGACCGGTAATGTCTACGTCCAGCAGGAAGGGGGCAACTCGCTGCGGGGCGAAACGGTGACCTATTTGATCGAAACCGGCAAGTTTGTTGCCCTGCCCACTCCCCAAGGACAGGTGCAATCGATCTATAACCTCGATAGTGCTGAGTCTCCCTAGGTCACCGCTGGCCCATAAGATGAGAACGTTTGCCGAGTACCGCTGCGATCGCTGTGAAGATTCGCTTAGAAAATGTACGGAAGTCCTACGGCAAGCGCCTGATTGTGAACCGCGTCAGCTTGTCTGTTGCCCAAGGTGAGGTCGTTGGCCTGCTGGGCCCCAATGGTGCTGGCAAAACCACAACGTTCTATATGACCACCGGCCTTGAACGGCCCGATGAAGGGCATGTCTGGCTGGATGACACTGAACTCACCCGTCTGCCCATGACCCAACGGGCGCGGCTGGGGATTGGCTATTTGGCCCAAGAGGCCAGTATTTTTCGGCATCTGACAGTACTAGAGAATTTACTGCTAGTTCTGCAGCAGACCGGTATTCGTGGCAAACAACAACGCCAGCGCGTGGAACAGTTGCTGAGTGAATTTCGCCTCGAAAAGGTGGCGCATACCCAAGGAATTCGTGTCTCCGGTGGCGAGCGTCGCCGCACTGAGATTGCCCGCGCCTTAGCCGTCGGGTCCCAAGGACCAAAATTTCTGCTGCTGGATGAGCCCTTTGCGGGAATTGACCCGATCGCGGTTGCCGAAGTGCAAGACATCATTGCTCGACTGCGCGATCAACAGATGGGGATTTTGATCACTGACCATAACGTGCGCGAGACGCTGAAGATTACCGATCGCGCTTACATTCTTCGGGATGGAGAAATTCTGGCCGCTGGTTCCGCCGAGGAGTTAGCAGCCAATCCCCTTGTCCGCCAATATTATTTGGGTGAAGACTTCGTTTTCTAGCCCTCACCGCGATCGCGACTACCCTGCGCAGCATGCCCGTAGGATGGACTAGCGCAGCAGACGGCGCCTCCCAGCGAACCGCTACACTTGGCAGCATGACTACTCCAGATCTCAGTCTTGCGGCACCGCCAACCCGGTCTAAGCCGAGCTTTCGACTGCCTTGGTGGGATCGAATCTCGATCATGGACCGCTACATCCTGCGGGAGATGTTGGGGCCCTTTCTGTTTGGGGTCGGAGCCTTCACCTCCGTTGGGCTTTCCATTGGTGTTGTCTTTGAGCTGGTGCGGCAAGTCACCGAAGCTGGGCTCCCCCTTGCGGTTGCCGGTCAGGTCTTTTTGCTGAAAATGCCAGACTTTCTAGTCTTGGCATTTCCGATGTCGATGCTGCTGTCAGCTTTGATGGCCTACAACCGGCTGTCGAGCGACAGTGAACTGATTGCACTGCGCAGCTGTGGCATCAGCAGCTACCGGTTTATTTTGCCGGGGATCCTGATGAGTATTGTGGTCACGGGTATTACCTTTGCTTTTTATGAGTCCGTGGTGCCGGCCGCCAACTTTCAGGCGCAAGTGACGCTGCAAACAGCGCTCAACCAGACGCGGCCTCAGCTCGAAGAAAAAAACAACATTGTCTATCAGCAATTCGATCGTGAAACCTCGGAACTAGCACGGATCTTCTATGCCCGCCGCTACGATGGCGAGCGGATGCGAGGTCTGACGATTCTGGATTTTACCCGTGGGGAACTGAGTCAGATCATCTCTGCGGAGACAGGGGTTTGGCATCCCGAGGATCAACTCTGGGAGTTTCGGGACGGCACTATCTACGGCGTTGCTCCAGATGGTTCCTACAGCGGTATCGCTACTTTCAAGTCACAGGAGTTCACGATTCCAGAGACACCGCTCAGTATCGCCAGCCAAAGCCGCGACGAGACTCAGATGAATGCAACGCAAATCTGGCAATATTTGCGCGTTCTTCGCCAGACCAATAACACTGCTGATATTCGCAAGTGGGAAGTACGCTTGCAGCAGAAATTGGCATTACCTTTCGTCTGTATCGCCTTTGGATTGATTGGTGCGAGTTTGGGAACTGCACCTAACCAACGCACGGGCCGTGCGACGGGCTTTGGTATCAGCGTGCTGATTATCTTTTCCTACTACCTCCTTGCCTTTGTCACCGGCGCTCTGGGCATCAATGGCACATTGCCGACGATTCTGGCAGGCTGGTTCCCGTGGCTCTTGGGGATGGGTGTGGGGATTTACCTACTGCGTCAAACGGCACGCTAGCGACCACCAGCCCTTAGGATCAAAAACAACTGCGACGCCAATGCCATGAACCTGGTCAGTCTTCAGAACAGTCTGGATAACGCGACGTTTGCCGTGTTATTACCTACGTTGCTCTGCTACTGGACGGCAGTGGCTTTCCCGAATCTCAAAGCACTACCAGCGATCGGGACGGCTGGCATGGCGATCGCGAATCTCTGCATGGCAGCTCTCCTTGGTGCGCGCTGGATTGAAGCAGGCTACTTCCCGATCAGCAACCTGTATGAGTCACTCTTCTTTTTGGCTTGGGGACTGACGGCGGTTCATCTGCTGGCCGAAAAGCTAAGCGGCAGCCGCTTAGTGGGTGCGGCGACCTCACCGCTGGCACTTGGAATCGTGGCTTTTGCTGCTTTCACGCTGCCGACCGACATGCGGCAGGCTGAGCCGCTGGTGCCGGCGCTGAAATCGAACTGGCTGATGATGCATGTCAGCGTGATGATGGTTAGCTACGCCGCATTGCTCGTGGGTTCGCTGCTGAGCGTGGCTTTTCTGGTCGTGACCCGTGGGCAGGCGATCGAATTGCGGGGCAGTTCCGTCGGCACGGGCAGTTTCCGGCAGGTCAAGCTCAATCGAGCCAGTGAACTCGCGATCGCTTCTGCAGAGTCTGCTGGTAATGGGGGCACGGCAGTCCTTGAGAAACCTGTTCTTCAACTTGCGCCTGAACAGCTCAGCTTGGCCGACACCCTCGACAACGTCAGCTATCGCGTCATTGGTCTAGGCTTCCCGCTGCTGACGATCGGGATTATCGCCGGTGCGGTTTGGGCGAATGAAGCCTGGGGTTCCTATTGGAGCTGGGATCCGAAAGAGACATGGGCTTTGATCACTTGGTTGGTGTTTGCCGCCTACCTGCACGCTCGCATTACCCGCGGTTGGCAGGGTCGCCGTCCAGCGGTTTTAGCAACGATCGGTTTTGGCGTGGTCTGGGTCTGCTATTTGGGTGTGAACTTGCTTGGTAAGGGCTTGCACAGTTACGGTTGGTTCTTCTAACCCAGACAGACGTTGCCGACATGTCCGATCGCGCTCCTGAACAGGCTGTTTTTTGTGACTTTGACGGCACGATCACCACAGAAGACACCTTTATCCGCGTCCTCGAAGCTTTTGCTCCCGAAGCTTGGGCAGCAGTATGCGAAGACCTCTTTGCCTTCCGGATCAGCCTGCGCCAGAGTATTCGCCAAG
The sequence above is a segment of the Synechococcus elongatus PCC 11801 genome. Coding sequences within it:
- a CDS encoding AI-2E family transporter, which encodes MRLGQWLGFTGILAAAYILWQLRQVMLLLFAAVVLAVIINHLARQLQQRLRWSRRLSLTVTLLGLTVVGGLLVALLMPPLLVQFQDLLELAPQGFAKLLDWVEERLVDIVQLLPGFSDDRSARLFVDSAIRDLIQSFGDRRNWTSFSQQLGPLARNFLSVFNNTVVAAAQLLLIVVLTLMMLSNPQSYRQTFLRLLPSFYRRRADEILNACEISLSDWFLGILISSSAIALFSWVGLMILGVKLALVNAIIAGFLNLIPNLGPTLSAVFPISVVLLDEPWKAWAVLVLYIIIQQLESYWLTPTIMARQVSLLPALTLIAQIVFASIFGLAGLILALPLAVVAKVFFEQVLIHDVLDRWQHLHYFKHPEWIGPHPESEQAAIAEAEEETF
- the recJ gene encoding single-stranded-DNA-specific exonuclease RecJ; this encodes MQRTWRSPARVDLPFGWLQQVKQVYPKPYAHILAQLIWQRQLATPASLAGFLEPDRYQPTGPEAFGIEMEWAIARLQQAYGNPDDRLLIWGDFDADGLTATAVLWEGLGQYFPQSERLFWTIPDRLQQSHGLNIEGLEQAIADGTTLVITCDTGCGDAELLEWAHDRGLDVIITDHHTLLPERPPVTALINPRQFPTDHPLATLSGVAVAYKLVEALYTALPLPDVQPLEHLLDLVAIGLIADLVELRGDCRYLAQQGLQQLQQLSQVRPQASRRPGITELLNCCKRQGDRPSDIRFGIGPRLNAVSRLQGKADLALQLLTGCDPQAGIRLAHQVEELNQRRQRLQRDLLRELEPQIQQQRDRTALVLVGEGWHGGLLGLVAGQVAHREEKPTLVLSLDPPGTEPRLARGSARSIPGLNLYELLADQRSLLLRFGGHPQAAGLSLANEHLPILRDALEQRLHLHPPDRHLAAIAPEVTVTVADLDRPLFRALYALEPCDRLPQLEIRRCRLQQQRPSYVGSGLYRRQYWIFQITDDSGAIAAGQYWPESNAETLPPEGDRCDLVIELDLRTAAGDQSRRELVARLLAWRPHQTAPSDPEPMLLDWRSQRPDSAIAAHVVTTCPWSWEELALQWQQAQRLQQPLALAYPPPEVEDLERAWRQWLGVLRSLAQRSQPVSWSSLSDRLGWPIDFLKKSLQIGEPLGYHWQISSEGVLLTWPNWAQLDWQTPQVRQTHHQWQRLLREWQRQRQFFGEASLQTLAAGLHDRYNLRTSEPA
- a CDS encoding S41 family peptidase, whose translation is MSLFSRLRVSVYGSALLAASGAVCIGVSAEHARAFPWQDSPKVVLDQAWQLIDREYVDPTFNRQDWQAVRRELLSRNYGSSEEAYAALRSALRRLDDPYTRFLPPEQFKTLTEQTAGESSGIGIEIVPDSKDSRPQIRAILDNSPASQSDLRVGDRILSVNDESTRELTLDEVRNRLQGSVGSELSLKLQRGDRIFSVKLVRAQIEIPSVNAELRQHGGRAVGYIQLKEFTAHAAREMRTAIRDLDDKGVDSYVLDLRGNPGGLLYSSIEIARMWLNNGAIVKTVDRNGKSETINANNSALTNKPLAVLVDQNSASSSEILVGALKDNNRAVVIGRQTFGKALVQSVHTLADGSGLAVTVAHYYTPNGTDLGNRGIQPDVEVRLNQRQQALQRSDPSFLGSNQDPTYGQAIATLERRTAETTPTPAVPSQLSQRPSEIQP
- a CDS encoding DUF309 domain-containing protein; this encodes MSDLLADPRYHEGIALFNQRQFYACHDIFEALWHEAIEPDRTFLQGILQIAVGLHHLSNLNRRGATILLGEGGARLQDYQPDYAAVDVSDLMAHSEPILQSLQALPDGDSGEAIAIGLGLRPGNAPNLSCPRLRLQTSGV
- a CDS encoding LptA/OstA family protein, whose translation is MTAAIRRLFWGVSLLAAIAPASWSFAQTPSSPAPAQQDQSLTLLSDIQEANSKTGVVTARGNVVILYPARQLRATAAQAQYFSRERRIILTGNVYVQQEGGNSLRGETVTYLIETGKFVALPTPQGQVQSIYNLDSAESP
- the lptB gene encoding LPS export ABC transporter ATP-binding protein codes for the protein MKIRLENVRKSYGKRLIVNRVSLSVAQGEVVGLLGPNGAGKTTTFYMTTGLERPDEGHVWLDDTELTRLPMTQRARLGIGYLAQEASIFRHLTVLENLLLVLQQTGIRGKQQRQRVEQLLSEFRLEKVAHTQGIRVSGGERRRTEIARALAVGSQGPKFLLLDEPFAGIDPIAVAEVQDIIARLRDQQMGILITDHNVRETLKITDRAYILRDGEILAAGSAEELAANPLVRQYYLGEDFVF
- a CDS encoding LptF/LptG family permease, giving the protein MTTPDLSLAAPPTRSKPSFRLPWWDRISIMDRYILREMLGPFLFGVGAFTSVGLSIGVVFELVRQVTEAGLPLAVAGQVFLLKMPDFLVLAFPMSMLLSALMAYNRLSSDSELIALRSCGISSYRFILPGILMSIVVTGITFAFYESVVPAANFQAQVTLQTALNQTRPQLEEKNNIVYQQFDRETSELARIFYARRYDGERMRGLTILDFTRGELSQIISAETGVWHPEDQLWEFRDGTIYGVAPDGSYSGIATFKSQEFTIPETPLSIASQSRDETQMNATQIWQYLRVLRQTNNTADIRKWEVRLQQKLALPFVCIAFGLIGASLGTAPNQRTGRATGFGISVLIIFSYYLLAFVTGALGINGTLPTILAGWFPWLLGMGVGIYLLRQTAR
- the ccsB gene encoding c-type cytochrome biogenesis protein CcsB, whose protein sequence is MNLVSLQNSLDNATFAVLLPTLLCYWTAVAFPNLKALPAIGTAGMAIANLCMAALLGARWIEAGYFPISNLYESLFFLAWGLTAVHLLAEKLSGSRLVGAATSPLALGIVAFAAFTLPTDMRQAEPLVPALKSNWLMMHVSVMMVSYAALLVGSLLSVAFLVVTRGQAIELRGSSVGTGSFRQVKLNRASELAIASAESAGNGGTAVLEKPVLQLAPEQLSLADTLDNVSYRVIGLGFPLLTIGIIAGAVWANEAWGSYWSWDPKETWALITWLVFAAYLHARITRGWQGRRPAVLATIGFGVVWVCYLGVNLLGKGLHSYGWFF